The genomic interval TTACGGTCCTCGGGCACGAGCCCGATCCCGGCAGACATGGCCGCGTTGACGTCATGCTTGGGGACCAGTCCACCGGAGACGGTGACCGCCCCCTGGTCGTACGGGTCCGCCCCGAAGACAGCCCGTACGACCTCGGTACGACCGGCCCCGACGAGCCCGGCGATGCCGACCACCTCACCGGCCCGCACCTCGAAGCTGATGTCGTGGAAGACCCCGTCCCGGGTGAGCCCCTCGACGGAGAGCAACGCGGCGCCGGTGTGCGGCCGTTCACGCGGATACTGCTGCTCGATCGACCGCCCGACCATGAGCCGTACGAGCTCGTCCTCGGGCGTGGAGGCAGGCACCTGCCCCACGCTCTTCCCGTCCCGGATGACGGTGACGCGGTCCCCGAGGGCGGCGATCTCCTCAAGATGATGAGTGATGAACACGATCCCGACGCCGTCAGCGCGCAGTTGACGCACAATCGCGAACAGCTTCTCGACCTCTTCGGAGGTGAGCACGGCGGTCGGCTCGTCCATGATCAGCACGCGCGCGTTCAGACTGAGCGCCTTCGCGATCTCGACCATCTGGAGCCGCGCGATACCGAGTTCACGCACCCGAGCGCGCGGCGAGACGTTCACACCCACCCGCTCCAGCAGAACGGCGGCATCGGCCTCCATCCGCTTCCGGTCGATCATCCCGAGGCGACGCGGCTGCCGCCCCAGAAAGATGTTCTCGGCGACCGTCAGATCGGGAACGAGGTTGAACTCCTGGTAGATGGTGGCGATCCCGAGCCGCGCGGAGTCCTGCGCACTGTGGATGCGCACCTCCTCGCCGGCGGCCAGAATGCGGCCGCCGTCGGGGCGGTAGGCGCCGGAGAGCATCTTGATGAGCGTGCTCTTGCCCGCACCGTTCTCACCGAGCAGCACATGGACCTCACCCCGACGCAGATCGAAGTCGACGCCGTCCAGCGCGACGACACCGGGGAAGGTCTTGCGGATGCCCTCGATGCGCAGCAACTCGTCCTGGTTGCTCACGACTGGCTCCTTCGAACGGGTTGAACAGGGGGTTGCGCGGGGTCCGGTCGGACGGGGGGTGGGGTGGGGTCCGGCGGGACGGGGGGTGGGGTGGGGTCGGGTTGCGCGGGGGAGTGCGCGGGGTCCGGCCGATGAGGGGGTTGGACGGGGTCGGATCTGCCGGGTGACCGCGCGACCCCCGGCTCACCGCACGAGCGGCGCACGACGAGCCGCGCGGGAAGGGTGACGGACCGCGGCACCCGCCCCTCGATCCGGTCGACGAGCGCACGTACAGCGGCCCGCCCCAGGTCACCCGTCGGCTGAGCGATCGCGGTGATCGGCGGATCGGTGTGCACGAACCACCGGATGTCGTCGAACGCGGCCAGCGCGAGATCCTCCGGAACCCGCAGCCCACGCGCGCGTACGGCGTCCAGGGCACCCAGGGCCATCAGGTTGTCCGCGGCGAACACGACTTCGGGAGGCTCGGGCAGATCGAGAAACCCTTCAGTCACCCGCCGCCCGCTCTCGACCTGGAAGTCGCCCTGGCCGATGTAGACGCCGGGGAGCGGAATCCCGTACTCACCGAGCGCGTCCCGGAAGGCGGCGACGCGCTCGCTACCGGTGGTCGTAGCAGCAGGCCCCCCGATGATGGCGAGCCTGCGATGCCCGAGTCCGTGCAGATGGGCGACGAGATCCCGGATCGCGGCCCGTCCGTCGGCCCGCACGACGGGCACGTCCAGGCCCGGGATCCACCGGTCCACGAACACCATCGGGGTCCCGGCGCGCGCGGCGTCCAGCATGCCGGGGGAGCCGCCGTCGGTGGGGGACACGAGCAGTCCGTCGATACGCCGGTCCAGCAGCGTCCGCACGTGGTGGTCCTGGAGCTCCGGCCGTTCGTCGGCGTTGCCGATGATGACGCTGTACCCGAGCGCGCGGGCCTCTTCCTCGACGGAACGGGCCAGCTCGGTGAAGTACGGGTTGAGCACGTCGCTGATGACCAGCCCGAGGGTGCGGGTCTGATCGGTGCGCAGCGAACGGGCGACGGCGTTCGGGCGATAACCCAGCGCCTCTACGGCGGCCAGCACGCGGGTACGCGCGTCGTCACTGACCGACGGATGGTCGTTCAGCACCCGCGACACCGTGGCCACGGAGACCCCGGCCTCGGCGGCGACGTCCTTGATGCTCGCCATCGCCGTTCCACCTCCTCGTGGAATCGATTACATGGAGGATTGGAATCGATTACACGGGAGTAAATCAAGCCCCCGACCGACCTCTGAGACCCGATCGTGATGAACCCTGCTCACCGGAGCGTCGCGTACGCGGCGGCTGTTTCCACCCGTGCGGGACTGCTGCCGGTCATACGTCGCTCACGTGATCGGCCTCCTGTAGGGGCTGGTCAGGTGGGCTGGTCAGGTCGTCGGACGCGATGCCGGTGCAGCCGACCTCCGACGTGAACCCGTGGTCCGTGCCGGCCGGCGCCGGCGGAGAACCCACGAGCGCCGACGCCATCGTGCCCGTGACGGCCCTCGGGGCCCGGATGTTGTCAGGACCTCGGCAATGGGTCCTGGCCGAGCATGCGCCGTCCGTTGTCGGCCGAGGTGCGCACCGCGTCGAATCCACATCCGGTCATCACGGATTCGTAGTCGGCGAGCGCGTCGATGATCGGCCGGCCATGGGCTGCCTTCCCCAGCGCGGCGGCGAGCAGGCCGGCGTCGCGCAGGGCGGTGTTCGCGCCGATCCCGCCTGCCGGGCTCATCGCGTGGACAGCGTCCCCGAGCAGCGTGATGCGGCTCGGGTGCCATGCGGGGACGGGCACGCTGGTGCGCAAGGTCAGGGGAAGACGCTTTCAGGAATCCAGTGTTCGATGATCCGGCGGACCTGCGGGTGCCACCCCTCGATCAGCTGGAGGGTTGCCCGCTGCAGTTCGGATCCGGTCATTGTCTGCAACTGGGCGTCGTCGTACGGGAGATGATCCCGGTGGGATCCGAAGGAGACCGTCATGTAGTCCGCGCTGTCGTCCAGGGCCGCCATCGGCGCGAGGCGGTCGGCTGCCCGTCTCGGCGGCTCGGGAAACTCGACCGGGGCGATTCCGACGAACTGCCTTTCCGGTCCGATGACCGGCGTGAACACGGCAAACATCTCCTCACGGAAGAGGGGCCTGGTCGTCTTCGTGAGGGGCACCTTCCCGTGCAGCTGCCGCAGGCCCGTGTCCACCACCCGTGCGTGCGGCAGATATTGACGGCGTACAGGTGAGTTGACCCCGTCCGCGGCGACGAGCACATCGCCGCTCGCCTCGGTCCCGTCGCCGAAGCAGGCCACGACCCGGCCGTCCGCCCCGGTGCGGTAGTGGGTGAACCTTTTGCCGAACCTGACGGCATCCTCCAGCCCCGTCAGCAATATCCGGCGCAGCGAGGGACACACAGGTCACACCTGGCGTTGGCGGTCCCGTACACGGAGGCCGCCGGCGAAGTGAGGTGTTCGGCGCTGCCCGGACTGACCCGTACCGGGCCGTGTCCTCGACCCGCACGCTTACAAACCCGGCGCCTTGATCTCCATGCCCACAGAGGTGCCAGGCATCCCGAACACGGCCACGTGAGCGGTGCGGCCCTTTGCCCGTCCCCGCTGGAGGGGACCCTCCCCGCAGAAGTGTGACACTTTCCGCAGGAGTGTCACACTTCTGCGGGTCACCTCTCTTGGGGCTGGGCGCCCCGCACGTCACTCGACGTCGAAGACTCCTCAAGCCGCAGCGAGCTCGCACCACACGAGCTTCCCCCGCCTGCCGTGCCGGGACAACGGCTGCCAGCCCCACTGATCGGTACAGACCCGGACCAACGCGAGACCGCGCCCGTCCTCCGCGTCACCGAGTTCCTCCAACGCCCTTGGTGGCTCCGGCGGTTCGGGATCGGCGTCCCAGGCCCCGAACCGCAGCACCCCCGCCGACCAGCCCACCCGCAGGGCGGCGGGCCCCTCCGCGTGCAGTACGGCGTTGGCCACCAACTCCGTCGCGAGAAGCTCGGAGGTGTCGGCCAGCCGGATCAGTCCGTGCACGGTGAGGATCAGCCGGAGGGTGCGGCGGCTGACGGTGACGGCACGCAGGTCGTTCGGGACGTAGAGGCAGTACTTCCCAGGGCACGGGCGGGGTTTTCGGGCATGCATCAACTCCGGTTCGGCGATGGGGGGTTGGAGAGCGCCGGCTGTGGCTCTGCCGCGGCCGTCATGGCAGGACGGGGCGGTGCGCTTCCGGGGTCCGGCATTTCCGCAGAGTGTGCGTCGCATCACCGACGGTAGATCTAAATATAGAGATAGGGCAAGCCGTTCGCGTAGTCTGACCCCCGAACGAGGAGCGCGCGCAGGCGTGTTGAACCGAGGAGTGGTCGAGAGCTTTGAGGCGCGAACCAACGGCCCGCCAGTTGCGTCTGGCCACTGAGCTACGCAGGCTCCGCGAAGCGGCAGGACTCAGCTCCCGTGAGGCGGCTGCTCTGCTCGGAGTGAGCCCGGCTCAGATCACACACATCGAGTCGGCTCTCGCGGGAGTGAGCGAGCAGCGGCTTCGGCGCCTTGCATCCCACTACGCCTGCACGGACGCGGAGTTCGTGGATGCTCTGGTCGCGATGGCGACCGACCGGACGCGAGGCTGGTGGGAGGAGTACCGAGGTCTGCTGCCCACATCGTTCCTGGACCTCGCAGAGTTGGAGCACCATGCCGTGTTCCTGCGCGACGTGGCGATCCTGTATGTACCGGGCCGATTGCAGACGGAGGACTACGCCCGCGCCGTCTTCGGATCCAGGCTGCCCGAACTCACCCATGAAGAGCTGGACTTGCGCGTCTCCCACCGCACGGCACGCCAGCAGATCGTCATCCCGCACGAGGTTGTCATTCACGAGGCGGCGCTGCGCATCAGGGTCGGCGACCGTGCCACAGCAAAGGCTCAGCTCCGTCGGCTGCTTGAGCTTTCCGAAGCGGATCACATCACCCTGCGTGTCGTCCCCTTCGACCTGGACGGCTTCGCCAAAGCCTCAAGCACGATGACGTATGCGGGCGGCCCGCTGCCGAAGCTGGACACCGTGGCCCGTGATGCGCCCCATGGCTCGGTCCTCATCGATTCCGAGGCTCAGCTCAACACCTACCGAACAAGCTTCCGTAGAGTGGAGGCCGCGTCACTCGAACCCGAACGGTCACGCGAATTCATCCACAAGCTGGCGAAAGAGCTGTGAGGCAACGTATGGACAACTGGCGGAAGTCGTCCTACTCCGGCGAAGGCGACGGCAACAGCTGCGTGGAGATTGCGAACACCCCCACCCAAGTAGCGGTCCGCGACACGAAAACCCCCTCCAGGGCCACCCTCACCTTCCCCACCCCCACCTTCACCACCTTCATGGAAGCCCTGAAACAGCACCCCCACCCCTGACCCCACCCCCCTGTCACACCCGCCCGGTACCGTCGACCCATGTCCAACCAGGCGGCAAAACCGGGGCCCCCCGCAGGCGAGCGCCACCTCGCCGTCCTCGAAGGCACCCTGGAACGCATCACCTACGCCAACGAGGAGAACGGCTACACGGTCGCCCGCGTCGACACCGGCCGAGGCGGCGGCGATCTCCTCACCGTCGTAGGCGCGCTGCTCGGCGCCCAGGCCGGTGAATCCCTGCGCATGGAGGGCCGTTGGGGCTCGCACCCCCAGTACGGCAAGCAGTTCACCGTGGAGAACTACACAACACTCCTCCCCGCCACGATCCAGGGCATCCGGCGCTACCTCGGCTCCGGCCTCGTCAAGGGCATCGGCCCCGTCTTCGCCGACCGCATCACCCAGCACTTCGGCCTGGACACCCTCCAGATCATCGAGGACGAACCCAAGCGCCTCATCGAGGTCCCCGGGCTCGGACCAAAACGCACCAAGAAGATCGCCGAGGCCTGGGAGGAGCAGAAGGCGATCAAGGAGGTCATGCTCTTCCTCCAGACCGTCGAGGTGTCGACGTCGATCGCGGTCCGCATCTACAAGAAGTACGGCGACGCCTCGATCTCGATAGTGAAGAACCAGCCGTACCGCCTCGCCTCCGACGTCTGGGGCATCGGTTTCCTCACCGCCGACAAGATCGCCCAGTCCGTAGGCATCCCGCACGACAGCCCGGAACGCGTCAAGGCAGGCCTCCAGTACGCCCTTTCGCAGGCCACCGACCAGGGCAACTGCTACCTCCCCGAAGAGCGGCTCATCGCCGACGCGGTGAAGCTCCTGCAAGTCGACACCGGCCTCGTCATCGAGTGCCTCGCCGAACTCGCCCTCCCGGACGAGGAGTCGGGCGACCCCGGGGTCGTACGCGAAAAAGTCCCCGGCCCCGACGGCGACTCGGAACCCGTCACCGCCGTCTACCTGGTCCCCTTCCACCGCGCCGAACTCTCCCTCGCCGCCCAGCTTCGCCGCCTGCTGCACACCACCGCGGACCGCATGCCCGGCTTCCACGACGTGGCCTGGGACAAGGCGCTGGGATGGCTGAAGGGGAAGACGGGCGTGGAGCTCGCGCCCGAGCAAGAGGCCGCCGTCAAGCTCGCGTTGACCAAGAAAGTCGCCGTCCTCACCGGCGGTCCCGGCTGCGGAAAGTCATTCACGGTCCGCTCGATCGTCGAGCTGGCCCGCGCCAAGAAGGCCAAGGTCGTCCTCGCCGCCCCCACCGGCCGCGCCGCCAAACGCCTCGCCGAACTCACCGGCGCCGAGGCCTCAACTGTCCACCGCCTGCTGGAACTCAAGCCCGGCGGCGACGCGGCGTACGACAAGGACCGCCCCCTGGACGCCGACCTGGTCGTGGTCGACGAGGCCTCCATGCTCGACCTCCTCTTGGCCAACAAGCTGGTGAAGGCGGTCCCCCCAGGAGCACACATCCTCTTCGTCGGAGACGTGGACCAGCTCCCCAGCGTCGGCGCCGGCGAGGTGCTGCGCGACCTGCTGGCCGACGGCGGTCCGATCCCCGCCGTACGCCTCACGCGCGTGTTCCGCCAGGCCCAGCAGTCCGGCGTGATCACCAACGCGCACCGGATCAACTCCGGGCAGCAGCCGGTCACCGACGGGATGAAGGACTTCTTCCTCTTCGTCGAGGACGACACGGAGGAGACCGGCCGGCTCACCGTGGACGTGGCGGCGCGGCGGATTCCGGCCAAGTTCGGGCTCGACCCGCGCCGGGACGTACAGGTCCTCGCGCCCATGCACCGGGGACCGGCGGGCGCGGGCAACCTCAACGGCCTGCTGCAACAGGCGATCACGCCCGGCCGCCCCGACGTCCCCGAGAAGCGGTTCGGCGGCCGGGTCTTCCGCGTCGGCGACAAGGTCACCCAGATCCGCAACAACTACGAGAAGGGCGAGAACGGCGTCTTCAACGGCACGGTGGGCGTCGTCACTTCACTCGACCCGGTGGACCAGCGCCTCACCGTGCTGACGGACGAGGACGAGGAAGTGCCGTACGAATTCGACGAACTCGACGAGCTGGCGCACGCGTACGCGGTGACCATCCACCGCTCCCAGGGCAGCGAGTACCCGGCCGTGGTGATCCCGGTCACCACGGGCGCGTGGATGATGCTTCAGCGGAACCTTTTGTATACGGCCGTCACCCGGGCCAAACAGCTGGTTGTGCTGGTCGGATCGCGCAAGGCGATCGGACAGGCCGTGCGCACGGTGTCGGCGGGACGACGCTGCACGGCACTGGACTTCAGACTGAGCATGAAAAATGATCGATCAAATGAGTCAGGAAGGTCACACAGCACTTCCTGATAGCGGGGTGGAGGGGGCAGGATGAGCAGGTTGGCGGCACTGAGTGCCGCCAATAGGCCCAATGGTCGACCCCGAGTGCACTCTCCTGCGCCAAATGGGGGATGGTAGAGACAGTCAGGGCAACCTCGAAGAAGAGGCACAACGTCGGTGAGGGATGACGTGAGCGACAACTCTGTAGTACTGCGGTACGGCGACGGCGAGTACACCTACCCGGTGATCGACAGCACCGTCGGCGACAAGGGCTTCGACATCGGGAAGCTCCGCGCCCAGACCGGTCTGGTGACGCTGGACAGCGGTTACGGGAACACCGCCGCCTATAAATCCGCCATCACCTACCTCGACGGTGAGCAGGGCATCCTCCGGTACCGCGGCTACCCGATCGAGCAGCTGGCCGAGCGCTCCACCTTCGTGGAGGTCGCCTACCTGCTCATCAACGGCGAGCTGCCGACCGTCGACGAGCTCACCGTGTTCAAGAACGACATCACGCAGCACACCCTGCTGCACGAGGACGTCAAGAACTTCTACAAGGGCTTCCCGCGCGACGCCCACCCGATGGCGATGCTGTCGTCGGTCGTCTCGGCGCTGTCCACCTTCTACCAGGACAGCCACAACCCGTTCGACGAGAAGCAGCGCAACCTCTCCACGATCCGGCTGCTCGCCAAGCTCCCGACGATCGCGGCGTACGCGTACAAGAAGTCGATCGGCCACCCGTTCGTCTACCCGCGCAACGACCTCGGCTACGTCGAGAACTTCCTGCGCATGACCTTCTCGGTCCCGGCGCAGGAGTACGACCTCGACCCGGTCGTCGTCTCCGCGCTCGACAAGCTGCTGATCCTGCACGCGGACCACGAGCAGAACTGCTCCACGTCCACGGTCCGCCTCGTCGGCTCCTCGCAGGCCAACATGTTCGCGTCGATCTCGGCCGGCATCAACGCGCTGTGGGGCCCGCTGCACGGCGGCGCCAACCAGTCGGTCCTGGAGATGCTGGAAGGCATCCAGGCGAACGGCGGCGATGTCGACTCCTTCATCCGCAAGGTGAAGAACAAGGAGGACGGCGTCCGCCTGATGGGCTTCGGCCACCGGGTGTACAAGTCCTTCGACCCGCGCGCGAAGATCATCAAGGCGGCGGCGCACGACGTCCTCTCGGCCCTCGGCAAGTCCGACGAGTTGCTGGACATCGCTCTGAAGCTCGAAGGGCACGCGCTGTCGGACGACTACTTCGTCTCGCGCAACCTCTACCCGAACGTCGACTTCTACACCGGCCTGATCTACCGGGCCATGGGCTTCCCGGCCGAGATGTTCACGGTCCTGTTCGCCCTGGGCCGCCTGCCGGGCTGGATCGCCCAGTGGCACGAGATGATCAAGGAGCCGGGTTCTCGTATCGGGCGCCCGCGCCAGATTTACACGGGTGTCGTCGAGCGGGACTTCATCCCGGTCGAGGGTCGCTGATCGCTCCGCTGGGTCCGCGTAGTTCGTTTACCGCGGGCCCGGCGGGGGCTGGTCGCGCAGTTCCCCGCGCCCCTAAAAGAAGGGGCGTTGCAGCACGGCAACAACTCCGGATCACGGCAATACGGCGCCCTTTCGACCCCCTCGCCTCAAGTCGGCGAGTGAGCCGAAGGGGCGCGCCTGTGTCGAGAGCCCCAGCGCGCGGAGGCGCGCAGCGCCGAGCACGGTGGGGCTCTCGACACAGGCTTTGGCGCCCCGGAGGCGAACCGAGCTCGAAAAAAAGAGGGGAGAAGGCGCCCTGCCGACGGTCCCCCCACGGGCCGGCGTACAGGGCGCCTTCCCATGTCCCGGTGCGGATTCCCCCCACGGGATCCGGCCGGGCGTCTTAGAGAACCAGCGCCTGAATCGCTGTACTGCGTACTGCCGAAGCTCGATGAAGCTGAGCCTCGTTGAGTAGAACGAGCAAAACTCCTCGTACTACTGGGTGGAGCCAGTGATGTGTGCGATCTGCCGGGACATCGCACGACGGGAGGGCCGCTCAAAGCTCCCCGGTGTACGTGTCCCGGCAACGCATCTCTGAGGAAGTCCCCCAAGACATCCTCAGATGCCAGTTCGCGCCCCCCAAGACGCTTGCTGACATCGTCAACTTAGACCTTCGAAGCCCTTCGATGGTTACGTTCACACCACTGTGATCTGCGTCTCTTGCATTTGTCCGTTAGATGCGCAAGAGCCCCGATGTCGTCGTCGGGACCCCAGCGTAAGGATGATGCGCGAGCCTTGTGAAGAGCTTATGTGAGGCCGTCGTCCGTCTCTAGGGGGACTCTTACTTCGAGTTCCCGTAACTCCCGGTAACTTTGCGGAACTTCAGCGAAATGTCCGAAGTCGCAGGCTGTTGGAGACCACGAACACCGACGAGAAGGCCATCGCGGCCCCCGCGATCATGGGATTCAGCATCCCCGCGGCGGCCAACGGCAGCGCCGCCACGTTGTATCCAAAAGCCCACACGAGATTGCCCTTGATGGTGCTGAGTGTCCGCCGGGACAGCCGGATCGCGTCCGCGGCCACCCGCAGGTCCCCGCGCACCAGCGTCAGGTCGCTCGCCTCGATCGCCGCGTCCGTCCCGGTGCCCATCGCGAGCCCGAGATCGGCGGTGGCGAGCGCGGCGGCGTCGTTCACGCCGTCCCCGACCATGGCGACGCTCCGCCCCTCGCCCTGAAGCCGTCGTACGACAGCGACCTTGTCCTCGGGCAGCACCTCGGCGATGACGTCCCCGGGGTCGATCCCGACGGCGGCGGCGACGGAATCGGCCACCGCGCGGTTGTCGCCGGTCAGCAGCACGGGGGTGAGTCCGAGGGCCCGCAGCTGCCGAACGGCCTCGGCGCTGGTCTCCTTGACCGCGTCGGCGACCGCGACGACTCCGCGCGCGGTTCCGTCCCAGCCGACCACCACGGCCGTACGTCCGCCGCTCTCGGCCTCGGACCTGGCGCGGGCCAACTCCTCCGGAAGGTCGTCGAAGAGGCGCCCCACGGCCACCTCACGGCCCTCCACGCGGCCGCGGACGCCGCGCCCTGGCACGTTCTCGAAGTTCTCGGCGGACGGCAGCGGTCCGACCCGCTCCTCCGCGCCCGCCGCGACGGCCCGCGCGACGGGGTGCTCGGAGGCGTGCTCCAGGGCGCCCGCGAGCCGCAGCAGCTCCCGCTCGTCGGTGCCGTCGGCGACGTAGACCTCCTGGAGGGTCATGCGGCCGGTGGTGATCGTGCCGGTCTTGTCGAGTACGACCGTGTCGACACGGCGGGTGGACTCCAGGACCTCGGGGCCCTTGATCAGGATGCCGAGCTGGGCGCCGCGGCCGGTGCCGACCATGAGGGCGGTCGGGGTGGCCAGGCCCAGCGCGCACGGGCAGGCGATGATCAGCACGGCGACGGCCGCGGTGAACGCGGCGGCCACATCGCCGGTGACCGCGAGCCACACCCCGAACGTGCCGACCGCGATCAACAGCACCACCGGCACGAAGATCCCGGAGATCCGGTCCGCGAGCCGCTGCACCTCGGCCTTGCCGTTCTGCGCGTCCTCCACCAGCCGCGCCATCCGCGCGAGTTGAGTGTCCGCCCCGACCCGGCTCGCTTCTACGACGAGTCGCCCGCCGGCGTTCACGGTCGCGCCGGTGACCCTGTCACCCGGTGCCACGTCCACCGGCACCGACTCGCCGGTCAGCATCGACGCGTCGACCGCCGAGGCGCCCTCGACGACGGTGCCGTCGGTCGCGATCTTCTCCCCGGGCCGTACGACGAAACGGTCGCCGACCGCCAACTCGGCCACGGGCAGCCGCACTTCACGACCGTCCCGCAGAACTGCCACGTCCTTGGCGCCCAGTTGCATGAGCGCGCGCAGGGCCGCGCCCGCACGGCGCTTCGAGCGGGCCTCCAGATAGCGGCCCAGCAGGATCAACGCGACGACTCCTGCGGCCACTTCGAGGTAGATCGTCGAGGCGCCGTCCGTGCGCGAGACGGTGAGGCGGAACTCGTCGTGCATGCCGGCCATGCCCGCGTCGCCCCAGAACAGCGCCCACAGCGACCAGCCGAACGCGGCGAGCGTGCCGACCGAGACGAGGGTGTCCATGGTGGCGGCGCCGTGCCGGACGTTGGTGAACGCGGCCCTGTGGAACGGGAGTCCGCCCCAGACGACGACGGGCGCGGCGAGGGTGAGCGCGAGCCACTGCCAGTTGTCGAACTGGAGGGCCGGGATCATCGAGAGCAGTACGACGGGCACGGCGAGGAGGGCGGAGACGGTCAACCGCTCGCGCAGGGAGGCCAGTTCGGGATCCGGGGCGTCCTCGGGAGCTTCCGTCTCCGGCTCCGGGGGCGCGGGTTCCGCGGCGGTGTACCCGGTCTTCACCACGGTCGCGATGAGGTCGGCGACCTGGATGCCCGCGGGGTAGCTGACCTTCGCCTTCTCGGTCGCGTAGTTGACCGTGGCGCTGACGCCGTCCATGCGGTTGAGCTTCTTCTCGACGCGGGCCGCGCAGGAGGCGCAGGTCATCCCGCCGATGAGCAGCTCGACCTCGGCGGCGGACTCGGGGGCCGCGGCTATGGGTGTCTCTGCGGTGGGTGTCGCTGTGGTGGTGCTGGTCATGTCCGGACTCCAGACATCGGACCGGACCGCACGGAGCCAGTATCAGCTGGTCGGCACGGCCCGGTCGAAAAACGGAAGTGTCGTGCGGGGGCGTTCCGCTGGGAGTGCTGCGATGTGCCGTCGGTCGTCTGCGGCGCCGTGGCTGGTCGCGCAGTTCCCCGCGCCCCCTTCGGGGCGCGGGTCATTCAGGCCTGGTCGACGAGCTCGAAGCCCGCCTCGTCGACCGCCGCGCGGACGGTCTCGTCGTCGAGCGGGGCGGCCGACACGACCGTGACCTCGCCGGTCGACGCGACGGCCTTCACCGAGGTGACGCCCGGCAGCCCGGAGATCTCGCCGGAGACGGAGCCCTCGCAGTGTCCGCAGCTCATCCCGCTCACCTTGTAGACGGTGGTGACGGAACCCTGGGTGTCGGTCTGGGCGGTCATGTCGTTCTCCTCGTGGAGGCGTGTGGAGGCAGATGGGGTCGGAGTGGCCCACGGTGGCTCACTCTGTGCTCCACACTATACCCCTAGGGGGTATTTCTCCAAGAGGGGTCGCGCCGGGCCAGCGACCGCACCCAGGCGATGCCGAGCAGGGCCACGAGCACCATCCCGCCCACCGAGAACATCGTGAACAGATGCTCCTGTCGGTCGGTCGGGGTCGGGATGTACCCCTGGGCGAAGAGCTGTCTGTCCAGGCCCGTGCCCGAGAGCCGGGCCACCAGCCAGATGGCGATGCCGTGCGTCGAATCCCACAGGGCGTGCAGCAAGGAGACGCCGACATACGTGCCGACGACCGGCGCGGTGAACCGGAAGCGCCCGTTCAACTGCCGGTACGTGAGCAGCACGCCACCCGCGATCGCCGTCCACAGGCCGTGCCCGAAGGGGGCGAGGACCCCGCGCAGGATCTCGGTCTCCAGGAGCGCGCGCAGATCGATGCCCTTCGCGGAGACGGCCGCGTTGAAGGCGTACCCGGCGCTCTCCAGGGCGGCGAACCCGAAGCCGACCGTCGCGCCGAGGATCAGCCCGGCACGCATCCCGTGCAGCCGGGGCTGCCGGCGCAGCACGAACATCAGCGCCCCCAGCTTCACGGCCTCCTCGATGAGACCGACGCCGACGAACATCCACAAGGAGGGGTGCAACAGGTAGTACTCCATCACCGAGGCGCCCAGCACCCCGAGCGTGCCGCCGGTCAGGAAGCAGCCCAGGATCACGCTGACGCCCAGGTCGCGCCCGTGCCGTTCGTACGCCCACAGGACGAAGGTCACCGGCACCAGGAAGCTGCCGAGCAGGATCAGCGTCGGCAGCAGGGTGGTGTTCTTCGTCGCGTACGTGACCAGCGCGGTCAGCACCCACAGCGCCAGCCCGCCGCCCAGGCAGTGCTTCCACAGGCCGGTGCGGATCTGGGGGTACGTCGGCGGCGGCTGCTGCGGCCCGGGGATACGGGCCCGGGGCGCACCGGGCGGCGGAGAGTAGGTCACGGCAAATCCCCTCGTACTCCTACAGGGCAGATTTACCGGCACTTTATGGTAGATAGGCCTCATGTCGCAGTCCGGGACGCTCGTTCTGATCATGGCCATCGCGGTACTGGCCCCCCTGCTGGCCTACGGAATCAGCCGCCTGCTCCCGGTCCCGCTGGTCATCTT from Streptomyces sp. NBC_01288 carries:
- a CDS encoding sugar ABC transporter ATP-binding protein, producing the protein MSNQDELLRIEGIRKTFPGVVALDGVDFDLRRGEVHVLLGENGAGKSTLIKMLSGAYRPDGGRILAAGEEVRIHSAQDSARLGIATIYQEFNLVPDLTVAENIFLGRQPRRLGMIDRKRMEADAAVLLERVGVNVSPRARVRELGIARLQMVEIAKALSLNARVLIMDEPTAVLTSEEVEKLFAIVRQLRADGVGIVFITHHLEEIAALGDRVTVIRDGKSVGQVPASTPEDELVRLMVGRSIEQQYPRERPHTGAALLSVEGLTRDGVFHDISFEVRAGEVVGIAGLVGAGRTEVVRAVFGADPYDQGAVTVSGGLVPKHDVNAAMSAGIGLVPEDRKGQGLVLDQSVEENLGLVTMRAATHGGLVDLKGQREAAARIAKQLGVRMAGLGQQVRTLSGGNQQKVVIGKWLLADTKVLILDEPTRGIDVGAKVEIYQLINQLTAGGAAVLMISSDLPEVLGMSDRVLVMAQGRIAGELSAEQATQDSVMALAVSTPSTPTQATTAQATTAVEGHRGH
- a CDS encoding LacI family DNA-binding transcriptional regulator, with the protein product MASIKDVAAEAGVSVATVSRVLNDHPSVSDDARTRVLAAVEALGYRPNAVARSLRTDQTRTLGLVISDVLNPYFTELARSVEEEARALGYSVIIGNADERPELQDHHVRTLLDRRIDGLLVSPTDGGSPGMLDAARAGTPMVFVDRWIPGLDVPVVRADGRAAIRDLVAHLHGLGHRRLAIIGGPAATTTGSERVAAFRDALGEYGIPLPGVYIGQGDFQVESGRRVTEGFLDLPEPPEVVFAADNLMALGALDAVRARGLRVPEDLALAAFDDIRWFVHTDPPITAIAQPTGDLGRAAVRALVDRIEGRVPRSVTLPARLVVRRSCGEPGVARSPGRSDPVQPPHRPDPAHSPAQPDPTPPPVPPDPTPPPVRPDPAQPPVQPVRRSQS
- a CDS encoding FAD-dependent monooxygenase yields the protein MPVPAWHPSRITLLGDAVHAMSPAGGIGANTALRDAGLLAAALGKAAHGRPIIDALADYESVMTGCGFDAVRTSADNGRRMLGQDPLPRS
- a CDS encoding ATP-binding protein, which gives rise to MRRTLCGNAGPRKRTAPSCHDGRGRATAGALQPPIAEPELMHARKPRPCPGKYCLYVPNDLRAVTVSRRTLRLILTVHGLIRLADTSELLATELVANAVLHAEGPAALRVGWSAGVLRFGAWDADPEPPEPPRALEELGDAEDGRGLALVRVCTDQWGWQPLSRHGRRGKLVWCELAAA
- a CDS encoding helix-turn-helix domain-containing protein, which translates into the protein MRREPTARQLRLATELRRLREAAGLSSREAAALLGVSPAQITHIESALAGVSEQRLRRLASHYACTDAEFVDALVAMATDRTRGWWEEYRGLLPTSFLDLAELEHHAVFLRDVAILYVPGRLQTEDYARAVFGSRLPELTHEELDLRVSHRTARQQIVIPHEVVIHEAALRIRVGDRATAKAQLRRLLELSEADHITLRVVPFDLDGFAKASSTMTYAGGPLPKLDTVARDAPHGSVLIDSEAQLNTYRTSFRRVEAASLEPERSREFIHKLAKEL
- a CDS encoding DUF397 domain-containing protein, whose product is MDNWRKSSYSGEGDGNSCVEIANTPTQVAVRDTKTPSRATLTFPTPTFTTFMEALKQHPHP